TGGGAAGATGCCATCCAGTCTTGCCGTTATGCTCAGGATCTACTCTCCGTTAACGCCAACAAGCGTTATATTCTAGACGCTATCGCCCTTAGCTTGAGGCCGGCATGGTAGAAATCGGCTTAATCGTTCTAGCCTTCATACCAGTAGTAGTTATTCTCTTCCGCTATCGTCAGCAGAGTCTGCACGATGTCACTACCCCAAAGCAGTCGCAAATCATTAAACGATTATGGGAGTATGCAGAGACCGCTATCGGCAAGCAGCGCTACGAGTTAGCAGAGAAAGCGCTACTGAAGATATTAAAAAATGACCCTAAGAATACGGCAGCCTACAACCGACTCGGGCTACTCTATGTGCGAATGGATCGAGCTAAGGATGCAGTTTCCTGCTTCGATATTGCTTCTAGCTTAGCCCCATCTGTAGCAAGTCTGTATAACCTAGGCATCGTCGAGCTTCAGAGCGGTAACCTCACCCAGGCTGCTTCAGCTTTAGAGCGAGTTATCGACTTAGAACCGACTAGTAAGCGTTTACTGGTTTTCGCCCGGGTACATCAGCAGCTCGGTAACCATAAAAAGGTGGTCGACATTTTGCAGCGGGTGGTCGATGAGGAGCCCAGTCGTCGCAATCTTGAGTACTTAGCTGAGAGCTACGAAGCGGCTAAACAGTATAAGAAAGCAGAAGAGGTACGTCAACGGTTGCGAGGTGAGGCCATAATCTCGAG
Above is a genomic segment from Candidatus Saccharimonadales bacterium containing:
- a CDS encoding tetratricopeptide repeat protein; this encodes MVEIGLIVLAFIPVVVILFRYRQQSLHDVTTPKQSQIIKRLWEYAETAIGKQRYELAEKALLKILKNDPKNTAAYNRLGLLYVRMDRAKDAVSCFDIASSLAPSVASLYNLGIVELQSGNLTQAASALERVIDLEPTSKRLLVFARVHQQLGNHKKVVDILQRVVDEEPSRRNLEYLAESYEAAKQYKKAEEVRQRLRGEAIISSPDGDDTGEVA